Proteins encoded by one window of Arachis ipaensis cultivar K30076 chromosome B04, Araip1.1, whole genome shotgun sequence:
- the LOC107636273 gene encoding L-ascorbate oxidase homolog — protein MARAAISVVMLCLFAATVIAEDPYVYYTWNVSYGTISPFGAPKQAILINDQFPGPEINCSSNNNIVVNVFNNLDEPLLFTWHGIQHRKNSWQDGTPGTMCPILPGTNFTYKFQVKDQIGTYFYYPSLGLHRTAGGVGGLRIFSRLLIPVPYPDPEAEHWFLIGDYYAKSHTALKQILDNGGSLGMPNGVLINGESVKHLHRDNKPQFTMKPGKTYKLRICNVGSKDSLNFRIQGHPMTLVETEGSHTVQNAYESLDVHVGQCFTVLITANQGIIFFLL, from the coding sequence ATGGCTCGTGCAGCTATTTCCGTGGTGATGCTTTGCCTCTTTGCTGCAACTGTGATTGCTGAAGATCCATATGTCTACTACACATGGAATGTCTCTTATGGCACCATTTCTCCATTCGGTGCTCCAAAACAAGCTATCCTCATCAACGACCAGTTCCCTGGCCCTGAAATCAACTGCTCCAGCAACAACAACATTGTTGTCAATGTCTTCAACAACCTCGACGAGCCACTCCTCTTCACCTGGCACGGAATCCAACACAGGAAGAACTCATGGCAAGATGGTACCCCAGGTACCATGTGCCCCATCCTTCCTGGCACCAACTTCACCTACAAGTTCCAGGTCAAGGACCAAATTGGTACCTACTTCTACTACCCAAGCCTTGGCCTCCACAGAACCGCTGGTGGTGTTGGTGGTCTCAGAATCTTCAGCAGGTTGTTGATCCCAGTTCCGTACCCAGATCCCGAGGCTGAGCACTGGTTCCTCATTGGTGACTACTATGCCAAGAGCCACACGGCCTTGAAGCAGATCCTTGACAATGGCGGCTCCCTTGGAATGCCTAATGGTGTCCTTATCAACGGTGAAAGTGTCAAGCATTTGCATAGAGACAACAAACCACAATTCACAATGAAGCCTGGAAAGACCTACAAATTGAGAATCTGCAACGTTGGTAGCAAAGACTCATTGAACTTCAGAATCCAAGGTCATCCCATGACACTTGTTGAGACTGAAGGCTCACACACCGTCCAGAACGCCTACGAGTCTCTCGACGTCCACGTTGGACAGTGCTTCACCGTTCTCATCACCGCCAACCAgggaattatattttttttattataa